A region of Staphylococcus sp. IVB6181 DNA encodes the following proteins:
- a CDS encoding CPBP family intramembrane glutamic endopeptidase, translated as MELRNHKPAWRDLTLIPIGIVLIFIFTFIQTLIAANFNVALTESTLIPISAIGQINTYIALLIIYYYFHYSEMPLRFSLGWQYVKRHWLFLLIMLVIAMGAETLYNHLMTLLPEGFGYTETQNEKELDALFHNPAFLPFTFIFVVILGPVVEELFFRTILIGELGKKFNYIVMGIISVIGFTLMHVTGANSPLEFGSYLIIALVIVYVYFKSGKNTASTIAIHMANNLVSFIMSLFFL; from the coding sequence ATGGAATTAAGAAATCATAAACCGGCATGGCGTGACTTAACGTTAATCCCGATAGGTATTGTACTGATCTTTATTTTTACATTTATACAGACATTGATCGCAGCTAATTTTAATGTAGCGTTGACAGAATCAACATTGATACCCATTTCAGCAATCGGACAAATCAATACATATATAGCGTTATTAATCATTTACTACTACTTCCATTACAGTGAAATGCCGCTGAGGTTCTCTTTAGGATGGCAATATGTGAAGCGGCACTGGCTGTTTCTATTGATTATGCTGGTTATCGCGATGGGCGCAGAAACACTTTACAATCATTTGATGACTTTATTGCCGGAAGGCTTCGGCTATACTGAGACACAAAATGAAAAAGAGTTAGATGCATTGTTTCATAATCCTGCTTTCTTGCCGTTCACCTTTATCTTTGTCGTGATACTCGGTCCTGTCGTTGAAGAATTGTTCTTCAGAACGATTTTAATCGGAGAGTTAGGCAAGAAATTCAATTATATTGTCATGGGCATTATCTCAGTGATTGGTTTTACATTGATGCATGTGACAGGTGCCAATTCACCGTTAGAATTCGGTTCCTACTTAATTATTGCATTGGTCATTGTGTATGTATATTTCAAATCCGGTAAAAATACTGCATCCACAATAGCGATTCATATGGCTAACAACTTAGTATCCTTTATTATGTCGCTATTTTTCTTATAA
- a CDS encoding MurR/RpiR family transcriptional regulator yields the protein MTNILFTLETKYSTLTKSERKIADFILQRPHQVINMTTSDLADSTNTSPSSVVRFGYKITEGGFQALKTEVAKYLSQRTQPKPLELQPNESIDSIKRKMLSRTTQTLCNASNDVDEQQIEHVCERLKNSRTIFLFGFGASYISALDLTQKLSKVGLNAQCIESVHTLISLIATHDARDTLFVISNSGEHNELEAIVRVASDYHLFLITLMGNADNPIACYSDINLLYSESEESEFRMAATTSLVAQLFTINVLYYRYLSMDFSNSLDTITQSKMALNNYKKHLSKIKFEH from the coding sequence ATGACAAATATATTATTTACACTTGAAACAAAATACAGCACACTCACTAAAAGCGAGAGGAAAATTGCGGATTTTATTTTACAACGGCCGCACCAGGTCATCAATATGACCACTTCGGATTTAGCTGACAGCACCAATACCAGCCCTTCTTCTGTTGTCCGCTTCGGCTATAAAATTACAGAAGGCGGATTTCAAGCTTTAAAAACTGAAGTTGCGAAGTACTTGTCTCAACGTACGCAGCCAAAGCCATTAGAACTGCAGCCGAATGAATCCATCGACTCGATTAAACGCAAAATGCTTTCGCGTACCACGCAAACACTATGCAATGCGTCTAATGATGTCGATGAACAACAAATCGAACATGTCTGCGAAAGACTGAAAAATTCTCGCACTATCTTTTTATTCGGTTTCGGCGCATCTTATATTTCTGCTTTGGATTTGACACAAAAGCTGTCTAAAGTCGGATTGAATGCACAGTGTATCGAGAGTGTACATACTTTAATCAGTTTAATCGCAACACATGATGCCAGAGATACTTTATTTGTAATATCCAACAGCGGTGAACACAATGAACTGGAAGCCATTGTTCGTGTAGCATCTGATTATCATTTATTCCTCATTACATTGATGGGCAATGCAGATAATCCGATAGCATGCTACAGCGATATTAATCTGCTCTACAGCGAGTCGGAGGAAAGCGAGTTTCGTATGGCTGCGACGACATCTCTCGTTGCACAGCTCTTTACGATTAATGTCTTGTATTATCGTTATTTATCTATGGACTTTTCTAATTCGCTTGATACGATTACCCAATCTAAAATGGCTTTAAATAACTACAAGAAGCATTTATCTAAAATTAAATTTGAGCATTAA
- a CDS encoding YafY family protein, whose product MNKIERQNKLVQAIETNDQLTASQLAKTLKVSKRTILRDIQDLEQQGVQIIAKQGMLGGYRIQQSHAPITLELTEDQMLALFMTLNESQSYSQLPYKKEIEQLIKKCLNQPATHIRRILKRMDRYIKFESNPNPTLPQTFSDLLIYCAERNVMLVEYEMNQQTFTENVIFIGLVCRHAEWRVVTFDIGHGHTKEIAIDAIHDISYSFHKTVKTHDITIYNYQQFLNSN is encoded by the coding sequence TTGAACAAAATAGAACGTCAAAATAAACTTGTACAAGCAATTGAAACGAATGATCAGCTTACTGCATCTCAGCTCGCGAAAACACTTAAAGTTTCTAAGCGTACTATCTTGCGCGATATTCAAGATTTAGAACAGCAAGGGGTACAGATTATCGCAAAACAAGGCATGCTCGGCGGCTATCGTATCCAGCAAAGTCATGCCCCTATTACCCTTGAATTGACCGAAGATCAAATGCTGGCACTGTTTATGACATTGAATGAAAGCCAATCTTATTCTCAACTCCCATATAAAAAGGAAATCGAACAGCTTATCAAGAAATGTTTAAACCAACCTGCCACACATATAAGACGTATCCTAAAACGTATGGATCGCTACATTAAATTCGAATCTAATCCAAATCCGACACTTCCTCAAACATTTTCGGACTTATTAATTTATTGTGCCGAACGCAATGTCATGCTGGTTGAATATGAAATGAATCAGCAAACCTTCACTGAAAATGTCATCTTTATCGGCTTAGTCTGCCGCCATGCCGAGTGGCGTGTCGTAACGTTTGATATCGGGCACGGACATACAAAAGAAATCGCAATTGATGCGATTCATGATATTTCTTATTCATTCCATAAAACTGTCAAAACACATGACATTACCATTTATAATTATCAGCAATTTTTAAACTCCAACTAA